A region from the Falco rusticolus isolate bFalRus1 chromosome 4, bFalRus1.pri, whole genome shotgun sequence genome encodes:
- the RAB18 gene encoding ras-related protein Rab-18, with product MDEDVLTTLKILIIGESGVGKSSLLLRFTDDTFDPELAATIGVDFKVKTISVDGNKAKLAIWDTAGQERFRTLTPSYYRGAQGVILVYDVTRRDTFVKLDNWLNELETYCTRNDIVKMLVGNKIDKENREVDRNEGLKFARKHSMLFIEASAKTCDGVQCAFEELVEKIIQTPGLWESESQNRGVKLSNKEEGYGGGGACGGYCSML from the exons ATGGATGAGGACGTGCTGACTACCCTGAAGATCCTCATCATCGGCGAGAGCGGCGTTGGCAAGTCCAG CCTTCTGCTGCGGTTCACAGATGATACGTTTGACCCAGAACTTGCAGCAACAATTG GTGTGGACTTCAAGGTGAAAACTATTTCAGTTGATGGCAACAAAGCCAAACTGGCAATATGG GATACTGCAGGTCAGGAGCGGTTCAGGACACTAACACCCAGTTACTACAGAGGTGCACAAGGTGTTATCCTCG TTTATGATGTCACCAGAAGAGATACTTTTGTCAAGCTGGATAACTGGTTAAATGAACTGGAAACATACTGCACAAGGAATGACATAGTGAAAATGCTAGTTGGAAACAAGATTGATAAG GAAAACCGTGAAGTTGACAGAAATGAAGGTCTCAAATTCGCAAGAAAACATTCCATGTTGTTCATAG AGGCAAGTGCAAAAACCTGTGACGGTGTACAGTGTGCCTTTGAAGAACTTGTTGAAAAAATCATTCAGACTCCTGGACTGTGGGAGAGTGAGAGCCAAAACAGAGGTGTGAAGTTATCAAACAAGGAAGAAGGatatggaggaggaggagcatgTGGTGGATATTGTTCTATGTTATAA